The Cycloclasticus sp. genomic sequence TTTTGTGCGCGTACTAATAATTCTTCTGACTGTTCTAAGCCATCAATAAAACGCTGTGGTATGCCGTGGATACCCACTTGTGCGCCGACCAGTGCGCCGGTGAGCATGGCGCGGGCCATGTTTTGCCCGCCACCATTAATGGCGTGTAACACGGCGGATTCAAAGTCATCTGAATAACGCGCAGCGAGGTAATAACAGGCTGGGAATTGGTGATAAACAGCGCAGGGCATGCCATAAACAATGGATACTTTCCAAGCGGGCTGGATTAAATCCTCATGCGCTGCACGCGCAATGCTTGAAGGCGATAATAGTGCATCAGGTGAGGCAAACGTGCCAGCGCTAGACGGTTTGCTTCCGGGTATGCTCATGGCGTGAAACGGTAGTTCTTGGTTGCCGACTAATTGCATTAACTTGCCTGACAATTCTTCGTCTAACGGCTGACCTTGTACTAACATGCCTAGCACCGCGCCGTAGGCAACAGTCATGGCGTTAATGGTTTCATCACATTGCGTTAACAGTGTGTTGCTAGACACCGCCTTCGCTAGTTTGGTTGGTTCTGTTGCGTAACGAACGGCAAGGGCAAGGGTTCTTTCGGCAGCTTCTGTGTTGTCGGTGAAACCGGCTAACTCTCCCCATGGTTTATTTTGTTGGGTACGCAGTGCCCACGCCTCACGAATAGATTGACTGGTAAAACCGCCCGGGCCGACGTTAGGCGTACCGTCTAATAGTGGGAATAATTCAGTATCTAAACGATGACAAAAGTCGGTCTCATCATAGTCTTGATGTGCCAGCGTAGAGTCGATCAGCATGTTTAAGATCAAGCCAGATTGAGACTGTTGCCCCGCTTTCATACCGCCGTGATAACGGTCTGGTTGAGGGTCGGTGTAGTCGTCTATCCAGTCGCCGTATTGTTGCCGCTGTTCATCAAGGTCGTAATACCAATGTGGGCCTAAGCCTAAGGCGTCTCCGATATAGGCGCCCATAATGGCACCAGCGGCGCGTTCTTGAATAGTGGTGTTAGCCATGTGTACTGCCTATGTTCTATTTTCTTGTTGTTATAGCATTTTGCAAGCAGCCATGCATCTACTTAAAGCGGGCTAACGTTCTCTGTTAAAATGAATGGATGAATAGCGTAGATAAAACTAGAACTAGATTTAACAAGCTTCAAAAACGTTTACGGCGTGAAATGGGGCAGGCGATTGCTGACTATAATATGGTCGAAGACGGTGATCGAATTATGGTGTGTTTATCAGGGGGCAAAGACTCCTACACCATGTTGGATATTTTGATAAATTTACGCAATAGTGCACCGGTCGATTTTGAATTGTTAGCGGTGAATTTAGATCAAAAGCAGCCGGGATTTCCAGAGCATATTCTGCCTGAATACTTGCAATCAATTGATGTGCCGTATCACGTGATTGAGCAGGATACCTATAGCGTCGTCACCCGTGTTGTGCCCGAGGGGAAAACAACCTGTGGCTTATGCTCAAGAATGCGCCGCGGCGCATTGTATGCCTATGCAGAGGAGCATGGCTTTAACAAAATTGCCTTAGGGCACCACCGTGATGACATCATAGAAACGTTTTTTCTGAATATGTTTCATGGTGGGCAATTAAAGGCAATGCCGGCAAAGTTAAAAAGTGATAACGGTAAGCACATTGTGATTCGCCCGTTGTCGTATTCGAGAGAAAAAGACATCGCTGAGTTTGCCGGTCTCAAAGCTTATCCAATTATTCCCTGCAACCTGTGCGGCAGCCAAGAAAACTTACAACGTGTACAGATGAAAAATATGCTGAAACAATGGGATAAGGAATTTCCGGGGCGCGTGGAAAGTATTTTCAATAGCTTGAAAAATATAAAACCGTCGCAATTATTAGACAGGCAGATGTTTGATTTCGAAAATTTAACGCAAGCGGTAGAAGCTCAGGATGAGAAAGTGACTCAATATCAACCCATTATTTTTCCAGCCATGCAGACGAATAAACAGTAATGGTCGGCTCATTTTTATTGCGCTGGTTGTTGTCTTTTTGGGTAAAGGCTAAGGTTTTACCAAAAGATGATGAGTGGTTCGACACGCTTAAAAATAAGAAAGTGTGTTACGTGACTTTTAGCGATGCCTGTGCAAAACAGATCGTTTTAGAGCAAGCGTGTAGAGACCTGAACCTGCCCTTGCCTTCCGATGGTATTGAGGCCGGAGCGGCCGTTGAGCCCTATGCCTTGTTTGCATTGGAAAGTCTAAAGGATCGTAAAGGGTTCGCAGCGCCAAAGCGTTTGGCTCGATTAATTGACGCGGCTGAATCATCAGATGAAGATATTCTGATTGTTCCAGTCTCTATTTTTTGGGGCCGTGGGCCTCGAAAGACAGACAGTTTTTGGGGTAGTTTGTTTACGGATGAAGGGGGTAAATCAAACGTATTTTCCCGCGCGTTATCCATACTATTCAATGGACGTTCTACACTCCTAAGGTTTGGTGAGCCTGTTTCTCTAAAACAATTAAGCTCAGATGAGCAAGGCACACAGTTTTTAACGAGAAAGTTAACTCGAGTATTACGCGTTCATTTTGCTAGAACACGTTTAATGACGATCGGGCCAGACCAGTTATCGTCAAAAAAACTGGCTGAAGACTTAATAAAAACGGACCTTGTTCAATTAGCCATCCAGCGCGAAATGAAGCGAAATAAGGTGTCTAAACTGGAGGCGGAAAAACAGGCAAAAGCCTATGCCATTGAAATTGCTGCGGTGATCAACATTCGTGCGGCTATTGTTTTGGAGAAGATCTTAGGCTGGCTATGGAACAAGTTATACGACGGTATTGTGCTCCATCACTTTGCACGAGTGGAGCGTTTGTCACGCAAACATCAAATAATTTATGTGCCGAGTCATCAAAGTCACATGGACTATTTAGTCTTGTCTTACGCCTTGTTTACACGAGGTCTTGCGCCGCCCCATGTGGCTGCCGGTGTCAATTTGAACATACCGATCGCAGGCCCTTGGATTAGGCGCTGTGGTGCGTTTTTTTTACGTCGGACATTCAAGGGTAACGTTGTCTATGGTGCCGTGTTTGAAGCCTATATGGGGCATTTAGCCAGTACTGGTACCGCAGTAGAGTACTTTGTGGAGGGTGGGCGTAGTCGTACTGGACGTAAGCTGAAAGCAAAGCCCGGTTTATTAGCAATGAGCGTACGAAGTTATCTTAGAAACCACAAACGTTCAGTTGTTTTTCTGCCCGTTAATTTCGCTTATGAAAAACTGGTTGAAGGTGAAACTTACGTTAACGAGTTGAGTGGTAAGCCAAAGAAAACTGAGTCGGTGATGGGGGTATTAAGGTCATTTAAGGCACTGAAGGATCACTTTGGACAAGTGCACGTGAACTTTGGTTCGCCCATTTATTTGGATAAGTTGATTGATGCTGAGTACCCACAATGGCGGCGTGAAGAGTGCGCCGATAATAAAGAGCTAGTTAATAAGGTCGTCACTAAGTTGGGCTCGCAGATTATGTCTGGCATCAATGAAGCGACACACGTCAACGCAATGGGCTTATTGGCGATGGCGTTGTTAAATGCGCCGGAGCAATCGATGAGTGAGGCGGCTTTAATAAAGCAATTGGACGTGTATTTAGCGCTATTAGAAGCAGCTCCCTATTCTAAAGAGGTGACACAGGTCGAGTTAAATTCGGTGCAAACGATCGCCTATGGTGAACAATTCGGCATTTTAAAAAGAGAGTCGAATGACGGCGCTGAGCGGCTATTTGTAGAAGGCAGTGATGCCGTACTGCTGACCTACTTTAGAAACAATGTTGTGCATTTGTTCGTGTTGCCCTCATTTATTGCGTGTTGTTTCTTAAGTCATCCATCGTTGAGGAAGAAGCAAGTGGTGCATTGGTTTAGGTTGCTGTACCCATTTTTGAAAGATGAGCTTTCAATGTATTGGAGTAATAGACAGGTCAGTTATAGCGCCAACAAAGTGATTAGCTGTCTGGTTGATCAAGGCTTGCTTAATCAATCATCTGATACCTTGTCTGTGAACAACGGCCAACAACAAACGATAGCGCATTTGTCTCGTGGCGTGCTGCTCAGTTTAGAGCGTTTTTATTTAACGGTACTGCTTTTAAAGCAAAAAGGAGAGGGTGCGTTCACGCGGTTTGAATTGGAAAAAGCTTGTGGCGGCGCCGCTGAAAAGCTATCAACGCTGAATGGTTTAAACTCACCAGAATTTTTCGATAAGGTGTTATTTAAGGGCTTTATTGAAATGCTTTATAACGAAGGAATTATTTGGGCCAACGACAAAGGGAAATTGACCTATGGTGCTGTGCTTGACTCAATCATAGATGATGCTGGCCTAGTGATGAGCCAGCAGGTACGCAAAAACCTTCATCAACTGATTGAGTCTTCTGTTAACTGAGCTGTTCGAAAATCCTAAACCCAGCGATGTAAGTACCGGCGGCGGAGCCAACGGTACTAAACAAGAACACCAATAAGGTACGAGAGACTCGGTTTTTCCACCAACCGCCAATGTTCACGGTGTCATATTTTAGTGTTGAAAAGTCACCTACGCGTGGTTTTCTTAGCCATGCTTCGGTTGCAGCGGTGACCATGCCAGCGCCAACGGTTGGGTTAAGCGAGGTGAGAGGCGCGGCTAAAAACGCAATGATAATGGTGAGTGGGTGGGCGTTCGCTAATAAAGCGCCTATCGCGGACAGACCGCCGTTAATGACAACCCATTCGGCGACGAGTTGCCAACCTAGTTCAGGTGCTCGGTTAAAGCCGATACTAAAGCCTGTCAAAATTAGCCCGACAATAATCCATGGAATAATTTTTGGCCATCGGCTGGCGGCGGGAATGCTTTCCAGTTCTTCAATGCTTTTTGTACCCTGAAGTTGCGAGTTAATATACGTTTTAATGCCTTTTAAGTGACCGGCACCAATAACAACCAATATGCTTTTATATTTGCCGGAATTTGCATCATCAGATATACGGTGAGCCATATA encodes the following:
- a CDS encoding ADP-ribosylglycohydrolase family protein, coding for MANTTIQERAAGAIMGAYIGDALGLGPHWYYDLDEQRQQYGDWIDDYTDPQPDRYHGGMKAGQQSQSGLILNMLIDSTLAHQDYDETDFCHRLDTELFPLLDGTPNVGPGGFTSQSIREAWALRTQQNKPWGELAGFTDNTEAAERTLALAVRYATEPTKLAKAVSSNTLLTQCDETINAMTVAYGAVLGMLVQGQPLDEELSGKLMQLVGNQELPFHAMSIPGSKPSSAGTFASPDALLSPSSIARAAHEDLIQPAWKVSIVYGMPCAVYHQFPACYYLAARYSDDFESAVLHAINGGGQNMARAMLTGALVGAQVGIHGIPQRFIDGLEQSEELLVRAQNLASHISA
- the ttcA gene encoding tRNA 2-thiocytidine(32) synthetase TtcA, with the protein product MNSVDKTRTRFNKLQKRLRREMGQAIADYNMVEDGDRIMVCLSGGKDSYTMLDILINLRNSAPVDFELLAVNLDQKQPGFPEHILPEYLQSIDVPYHVIEQDTYSVVTRVVPEGKTTCGLCSRMRRGALYAYAEEHGFNKIALGHHRDDIIETFFLNMFHGGQLKAMPAKLKSDNGKHIVIRPLSYSREKDIAEFAGLKAYPIIPCNLCGSQENLQRVQMKNMLKQWDKEFPGRVESIFNSLKNIKPSQLLDRQMFDFENLTQAVEAQDEKVTQYQPIIFPAMQTNKQ
- the plsB gene encoding glycerol-3-phosphate 1-O-acyltransferase PlsB — translated: MVGSFLLRWLLSFWVKAKVLPKDDEWFDTLKNKKVCYVTFSDACAKQIVLEQACRDLNLPLPSDGIEAGAAVEPYALFALESLKDRKGFAAPKRLARLIDAAESSDEDILIVPVSIFWGRGPRKTDSFWGSLFTDEGGKSNVFSRALSILFNGRSTLLRFGEPVSLKQLSSDEQGTQFLTRKLTRVLRVHFARTRLMTIGPDQLSSKKLAEDLIKTDLVQLAIQREMKRNKVSKLEAEKQAKAYAIEIAAVINIRAAIVLEKILGWLWNKLYDGIVLHHFARVERLSRKHQIIYVPSHQSHMDYLVLSYALFTRGLAPPHVAAGVNLNIPIAGPWIRRCGAFFLRRTFKGNVVYGAVFEAYMGHLASTGTAVEYFVEGGRSRTGRKLKAKPGLLAMSVRSYLRNHKRSVVFLPVNFAYEKLVEGETYVNELSGKPKKTESVMGVLRSFKALKDHFGQVHVNFGSPIYLDKLIDAEYPQWRREECADNKELVNKVVTKLGSQIMSGINEATHVNAMGLLAMALLNAPEQSMSEAALIKQLDVYLALLEAAPYSKEVTQVELNSVQTIAYGEQFGILKRESNDGAERLFVEGSDAVLLTYFRNNVVHLFVLPSFIACCFLSHPSLRKKQVVHWFRLLYPFLKDELSMYWSNRQVSYSANKVISCLVDQGLLNQSSDTLSVNNGQQQTIAHLSRGVLLSLERFYLTVLLLKQKGEGAFTRFELEKACGGAAEKLSTLNGLNSPEFFDKVLFKGFIEMLYNEGIIWANDKGKLTYGAVLDSIIDDAGLVMSQQVRKNLHQLIESSVN
- a CDS encoding TraB/GumN family protein, which translates into the protein MNNDVDQPIETLIINDCQVTLLGTAHVSKASVDAVETLISTNDYDAVAIELCPSRYNALIDPDSLAQMDLFNVIKSGKASMVTASLALGAFQQKMADELGIEPGAEMKVAAELAIQSHKPVLLIDREVGITLKRVYRNVPWWKRIELFSGLLASVMFSEKVSEEDIEKLKEGDVLDATFSQFAESSSEIYTPLVNERDQYMAHRISDDANSGKYKSILVVIGAGHLKGIKTYINSQLQGTKSIEELESIPAASRWPKIIPWIIVGLILTGFSIGFNRAPELGWQLVAEWVVINGGLSAIGALLANAHPLTIIIAFLAAPLTSLNPTVGAGMVTAATEAWLRKPRVGDFSTLKYDTVNIGGWWKNRVSRTLLVFLFSTVGSAAGTYIAGFRIFEQLS